One segment of Rhipicephalus sanguineus isolate Rsan-2018 chromosome 6, BIME_Rsan_1.4, whole genome shotgun sequence DNA contains the following:
- the LOC119396795 gene encoding uncharacterized protein LOC119396795 → MASEDVAVKRVALCSAVFAGFAYVGYSILKSAFCFKGNGREDKGSRKLVKLKKKRKHKEPERDMSHRSSQTDLSVPPEEYITNSPAELHFIPKSVRNKVRELNLKARMFDDQYFARIFKPRSLQNSPWGSPKALSPVADGSSNNCYLSRSAENVHMGPPSPLKRRNSGRSARSSPRASQHWQCNDLSANHMTEKSLYCAVVKETDELLQEVLHGLYNKARVMTLYEAKCLATLLMSGNEDVLVKTLTTMSNCAAFTINQDYLCDVGCLPLLKGLLDHDCVAVQVAATQAIANMAVNERNQRLLQPCIPLLLSAAVSRDGGCYLQTVSLLCLTNLALCDDTHEAFRGRLYHLCILVETADDTVRLQTLKLLVNLSCNSRMVPYLLAAKAPQNLFSLLEDSNREVTLRVLTYLANIVTYAVKKKLSLLDLPSEYRAAAPETLYAALWGAPSKEHLQLKTRTLVLRADEDISFQAGRIFDALMR, encoded by the exons ATGGCTAGCGAAGATGTAGCCGTAAAGCGGGTAGCCTTATGTTCAGCTGTATTTGCTGGCTTTGCCTACGTCGGTTATTCCATACTGAAATCCGCCTTTTGCTTCAAGGGCAATGGTCGGGAGGACAAAG GATCTCGAAAATTGGTgaagttgaaaaagaaaagaaaacacaaagaaccAG AACGCGATATGAGCCATCGCTCAAGCCAGACAGACCTCAGCGTCCCACCCGAAGAGTACATCACGAACTCCCCTGCGGAACTGCACTTCATTCCGAAGTCTGTGCGTAACAAAGTGCGTGAACTGAACCTCAAGGCCCGCATGTTTGACGACCAGTACTTTGCACGCATCTTCAAGCCCCGCAGCTTGCAGAACTCTCCTTGGGGCTCGCCCAAGGCCCTGAGCCCGGTCGCCGACGGCAGCAGCAACAACTGCTACCTGAGCCGCTCGGCCGAAAACGTCCACATGGGCCCGCCTTCGCCACTGAAGAGGAGGAACTCTGGCCGATCGGCAAGGTCGTCGCCTCGTGCATCGCAGCACTGGCAGTGCAATGACTTGAGCGCCAATCACATGACAGAGAAATCTCTCTACTGTGCAGTTGTGAAGGAAACTGATGAGCTCCTCCAAGAAGTGCTTCATGGGCTGTACAACAAGGCGAGGGTTATGACCCTGTACGAAGCGAAGTGTCTCGCGACGCTGTTGATGTCAGGAAATGAAGACGTCCTCGTAAAGACCCTGACAACAATGTCGAATTGCGCTGCATTCACCATTAACCAG GACTACCTGTGTGATGTTGGATGCCTACCGCTGCTGAAGGGCCTCTTGGACCACGACTGCGTTGCAGTGCAAGTGGCAGCTACACAAGCCATTGCCAATATGGCTGTTAATGAGAGAAACCAGAGGCTCTTGCAG CCGTGCATTCCTTTGCTGCTGTCAGCTGCTGTGTCGCGGGACGGCGGCTGCTACCTGCAGACAGTGTCGCTGCTCTGCCTGACCAACCTGGCGCTCTGCGATGACACACATGAGGCCTTCCGTGGTCGTCTGTATCACCTGTGCATCCTGGTAGAGACGGCAGACGACACTGTCCGGCTCCAGACGCTAAAGCTACTCGTCAACTTGTCTTGCAACTCCCGCATGGTCCCCTACCTGCTGGCAGCCAAG GCACCACAGAACTTGTTTTCACTGCTGGAGGACTCAAATCGGGAAGTGACACTCCGAGTACTGACCTACCTGGCGAACATCGTCACCTATGCAGTCAAGAAGAAGCTCAGTCTATTGGACTTGCCCTCAGAGTACAGGGCAGCTGCCCCTGAGACCTTGTACGCTGCTCTGTGGGGTGCCCCATCCAAAGAGCACCTACAACTGAAGACACGAACTCTTGTTCTCCGAGCAGACGAAGACATCAGCTTTCAGGCTGGCCGCATATTTGATGCTCTGATGAGGTAA